A genomic region of Anomaloglossus baeobatrachus isolate aAnoBae1 unplaced genomic scaffold, aAnoBae1.hap1 Scaffold_2476, whole genome shotgun sequence contains the following coding sequences:
- the LOC142262557 gene encoding uncharacterized protein LOC142262557 — protein sequence MDMDRDKIAERILHLTLEILFRLTGEDYTVVKKTSSERCQAPVSEGWGRPLSPITGPPPHPPINEDINDQKILELTYKMIELLTGEVPIRCQDVTVYFSMEQWEYLEGHKDLYKDVMMEVPQPLTSPVLSSKRTTPERCPRPLLPQDCKQEDPDVPQDHQGEDLPHINTTETNVRGDERSKEEIPTDNRPDDCTRRLEAQLTSSILKSDNLEITQDITEVKATIADIPSSLHSKNVSSESIKQVISSDSSQTIKENNCHKKCIKNGSVITGKKQFSTSKYRKIPKNINTGEKRFFSKSVSYQRTHMGEKPFSCSECGQYFTRKSSLVIHQRIHTGEKPFSSSECGKCFNQKSHLITHQRTHTEEKPFSCTECGKCFVDQSHFVTHQKTHTGEKTFSCSECGKCFNCKSNFVIHQRTHTGQKPYSCSECGKCFNDKSKLVTHQKTHTGETPFSCSECGKCFADQSNFVTHQIIHTGQKPYSCSECGKCFNQKSNFVRHQKTHTGEKTFSCSECGKCFTRKSNFVIHQRTHTGEKPFSCSECGKCFNQKSNLVTHQRTHTGETPFSCSECGKCFAHQSYFVTHQRSHTGQKPYSCSECGKCFNQASHLVTHQRTHTGEKPFSCSECAKSFAAQSNLTKHQRIHTGEKFLTCLE from the exons atggatatggacagggacaagatagcagagaggatattacacctcaccctagagatcctcttccggcttactggagag gattacacagtagtgaagaagacctctagtgagcgctgtcaggcccctgtgtctgagggatggggaagacccctgagcccaatcacggggcctccacctcaccccccgataaatgaggacatcaatgaccagaagatcctagaactcacctacaagatgattgagctgctgactggagag gttcctataaggtgtcaggacgtcaccgtctatttctccatggagcagtgggagtatttagaaggacacaaagatctgtacaaggacgtcatgatggaggttccccagcccctcacatcaccag tcctatccagtaagaggacaacaccagagagatgtccccgtcctcttctcccacaggactgtaaacaagaagatcccgatgttcctcaggatcatcag ggggaagatctgccccatattaatactacagagacaaatgtgaggggtgatgagcggagtaaagaggagattcctacagataaccgcccag atgactgtaccaggagattagaggcacaactgacatcttcaattttaaaATCAGATAACCTTGAGATCAcgcaagatataactgaagtgaaagccactattgcagatataccatcatcccttcacagcaaaaaTGTATCATCTGAGTCTATTAAACAAGTCATAtcctctgattcatcacagactattaaggaAAATAATTGtcacaaaaaatgcattaaaaatggaagTGTTATTACAGGAAAGAAGCAATTTTCAACTTCAAAGTATCGAAAAATCCCCAAAAATattaacacaggggagaaaagatttttttcaaagtctgttagttaccagagaactcacatgggggagaagcctttttcgtgTTCAGAATGCGGGCAATATTTTACACGTAAGTcaagtcttgttatacatcagagaattcacacaggggagaaaccattttcatcttcagaatgtgggaaatgttttaaccaaaaatcacatcttattacacatcagagaactcacacagaggagaagcctttttcatgtacagaatgtgggaaatgttttgtagatcAGTcccattttgttacacatcagaaaactcacacaggggagaagacgttttcatgttcagaatgtgggaaatgttttaactgcaaatcaaattttgttatacatcagagaactcacacagggcagaagccatattcatgttcagaatgtgggaaatgttttaacgacAAATCAaagcttgttacacatcagaaaactcacacaggggaaacgcctttttcatgttcagaatgtgggaaatgttttgcagatcagtccaattttgttacacatcagataattcacacagggcagaagccatattcatgttcagaatgtgggaaatgttttaaccaaaaatcaaattttgttagacatcagaaaactcacacaggggagaagacgttttcatgttcagaatgtggtaaatgttttacccgaaaatcaaattttgttatacatcagagaactcacacaggggaaaagcctttttcatgttcagaatgtgggaaatgttttaaccaaaaatcaaatcttgttacacatcagagaactcacacaggggaaacgcctttttcatgttcagaatgtgggaaatgttttgcacatcagtcctattttgttacacatcagagatctcacacagggcagaagccatattcatgttcagaatgtgggaaatgttttaaccaagcatcacatcttgttacacatcagagaactcacacaggggaaaagcctttttcatgttcagaatgtgcgaAATCTTTTGCAGCTCAATCAAATCTTACtaaacaccaaagaattcacacaggggagaaattcTTGACATGTTTAGAATAA